Proteins from a single region of Croceicoccus marinus:
- a CDS encoding sugar phosphate isomerase/epimerase family protein → MAGVGAVGLGACAAPMANPPRAGRPLGLAQLTVAQALKDDYEGTLRRAKALGYTHFGFPLGPQSPRHGAPRDPVEVAASCRRAGLTVGTVRLAHTPDYPRQMQLAARLGAGIAAQSAADVFFTGTVPGRTTRADFERWMLRLGQMASAARDEGLRLVYHNHDWDHVPLDGLTPLELIAQRFAPGEVDFEIDLGWAAAAGVDPLALVEGLGPRVLALHLKDLDRSCSPPGCQRFVAPGEGDLDYAALMPRLDGLTDAIGYVEVDDPADGLLAAATGAATIRRARQAG, encoded by the coding sequence TTGGCCGGTGTCGGCGCCGTGGGGCTTGGGGCCTGCGCCGCTCCGATGGCCAATCCTCCGCGCGCCGGACGACCGCTGGGCCTTGCGCAGCTGACGGTCGCGCAGGCGCTGAAAGACGATTACGAGGGGACGCTGCGCCGGGCGAAGGCGCTGGGCTACACCCATTTCGGCTTCCCGCTGGGGCCGCAGTCGCCGCGTCACGGGGCCCCGCGCGATCCGGTCGAGGTGGCAGCATCCTGCCGCCGCGCGGGGCTGACGGTCGGCACCGTGCGGCTTGCCCATACGCCTGATTATCCGCGCCAGATGCAGCTTGCGGCACGGCTGGGGGCCGGCATCGCCGCGCAATCGGCGGCGGATGTGTTCTTTACCGGCACCGTACCCGGCAGGACGACGCGCGCGGACTTCGAACGCTGGATGCTGCGGCTGGGTCAGATGGCCAGCGCAGCGCGGGACGAGGGGCTGCGGCTGGTCTATCACAACCATGACTGGGATCACGTCCCGCTGGACGGGTTGACACCGCTGGAACTGATCGCTCAGCGCTTCGCGCCGGGCGAGGTCGATTTCGAGATCGACCTGGGCTGGGCCGCCGCGGCGGGCGTGGATCCGCTCGCGCTGGTCGAAGGGCTTGGGCCGCGAGTGCTGGCGCTGCATCTGAAGGACCTTGACCGCAGCTGTTCGCCGCCGGGCTGCCAGCGCTTTGTCGCGCCGGGGGAAGGCGATCTCGATTATGCGGCGCTGATGCCCCGGCTCGACGGGCTGACCGATGCGATCGGTTATGTCGAGGTCGACGATCCCGCCGACGGCCTGCTTGCCGCCGCCACCGGGGCCGCGACGATCCGGCGGGCGAGACAGGCAGGATAG